The Zea mays cultivar B73 chromosome 7, Zm-B73-REFERENCE-NAM-5.0, whole genome shotgun sequence DNA segment ttgtttggcttaggaaggtgccttcttggagttgcttcacttgaaatcctaagaaatacttcaactcccccatcatagacatctcgaatttttgtgtcatgatcctactaaattcttcacatgtagactcgttagtagacccaaatataatatcatcaacataagtttggCATACaagcaagtcattttcaagagttttagtgaataaagtaggatcggcttttccgactttgaagccattagtgataagaaaatccctaaggcattcataccatgctcgtggggcttgcttaagcccataaagcgccttagagagtttatacacatggttagggtactcactatcttcaaagtcgggaggttgctcaacatagacctcttccttgattggtccattgaggaaggcactcttcacgtccatttgataaagcttgaagccatggtaagtagcataggccaataatatacgaattgactcaagcctagctacgggtgcataggtttcaccgaaatccaaaccttcgacttgggagtatcccttggccacaagtcgagctttgttccttatcaccacaccatgctcatcttgcttgttgcggaagacccatttggttcctacaacattttgattaggacgtggaactaaatgccatacctcattcctagtgaagttgttgagctcctcttgcatcgccaccacccaatccgaatcttgaagtgcttcctctatcttgtgtggctcaatagaggaaacaaacgagtaatgttcacaaaaatgtgcaacacgagatctagtggttacccccttatgaatgtcgtcgaggatggtgttgacggggtgatctcgttggtttgcttggtggactcttgggtgtggcagcctttgttcttcatcctccttgtcttgatcatttgcatctcccccttgatcattgccgtcatcttgaggtggctcatttgattgatcttcttcttcatcaacttgagcctcatcctcattttgagttggtggggatgcttgcgtggaggaggatggttgatcttgtgcatttggaggctcttcggattccttaggacacacatccccaatggacatgttccttagcgcgatgcacggagtctcttcaatacctatctcatcaagatcaacttgctctacttgagagccgttagtttcatcaaacacaacgtcataagaaacttcagcttgtccagaggacttgttaaaaactctgtatgcccttgtgtttgaatcatatcctagtaaaaaaccttctacagtcttaggagcaaatttagattttctacctcttttaataagtataaagcatttgctaccaaagactctaaaatatgaaatgttgggctttttaccggttaggagttcataagatgtcttcttgaggattcggtgtagatataaccggttgatggcgtagcacgcggtgttgaccgcctcggcccaaaactgatccgaagtcttgtactcatcaagcatggttcttgtcatgtccaatagagttatattcttcctctccactacaccattttgttgtggggtgtagggagaagagaactcatgcttgatgccctcctcaaggaagccttcaatttgtgagttcttgaactccgtcccgttgtcgcttctaattttcttgatccttaagctgaactcattttgagcccgtctcaagaatccctttaatgtttcttgggtatgagatttttcctgcaaaaagaacacccaagtgaagcgagaataatcatccacaattactagacagtacttactcccgccgatgcttatgtaagcgatcgggccgaataggtccatgtgtaggagctccagtggcctatcggttgtcatgatgttcttgtgtggatgatgggcaccaacttgctttcctgcttggcatgcgctacatatcatgtctttctcaaaatgaacatttgttaatcctaaaatgtgttctccctttagaagcttatgaagattcttcatcccaacatgtgctagtcggcgatgccagagctagcccatgttagtcttagcaattaagcaagtgttgagttcagcttcatcaaaattcactaagtatagctgaccctctaacactcccttaaatgctattgaatcatcacttcttctaaagacagtgacacctacatcagtgaataaacagttgtagcccattttgcataattgagatacagaaagcaaattgtaatctaatgaatctacaagaaaaacattggaaatagaatggtcaggagatatagcaattttacctaatcctttgaccaaaccttggtttccatccccgaatgtgatagctcgttggggatcttggtttttctcataggaggagaacatcttcttctcccctgtcatgtggtttgtgcacccactgtcgataatccaacttgagcccccggatgcataaacctacaaaacaagtttagttcttgactttaggtacccaaatggttttgggtcctttggcattagaaacaagaactttgggtacccaaacacaagtctttgaccccttgtgcttgcccccaacatatttggcaactaccttgccggatttgttagtcaacacatatgatgcatcaaaagttttgaatgaaaagctatgttcatttgatgtactaggagttttctttttaggcaacttagcacgggttggttgcctagagctagatgtctcacccttatacatgaaagcatgattagggccagagtgagacttcctagaatgaattctcctaattttgtcctcgggataaccggcagggtataaaatgtaaccctcgttatcctgaggcatgggagccttgcccttaacaaagttggacagtttcttaggaggggcactaagtttgacattgcctctctgttggaagccaatgacatccttgatgccagggcgtctcccattatagagcatacttctagcaaatttaaatttttcgttttctaagttatgctcggcaattttagcatctaattttgctatatgatcattttgttgtttaattaaagccatgtgatcatgtatagcatcaatgttaacatctctacatctagtacaaatagtagtatgctcaacgatagatgtagaggatttgcaagaattaagttcaacaatcttagaacgcaatatatcatttttgtctctaagatcggaaatagtagcattgcaaatatcaaaatctttagccttagcaagcaatttttcattttcatttctaaggctatcaagagaaatgtttagttcttcaatcctagcaagcaaatcatcattatcatttctaggattgagaattaaaacattacaagcatttgaatcaaccttagctaacaaattagcattttcatttctaaggttgtcaatagtttcatggcaagaacttagctcactagaaagtttttcacatttttctacttctagagcgtaagaatttttgaccttaacacgcttcttattttctttaataaggaagtcctcttgggtgtccaagagatcatccttttcatgaatggcactaatcaattcattaagtttctctttttgttgcatgttgaggttggcaaaaagagtgcgcaagttatcttcctcatcactagcattttcatcactagaggattcatatttagtggaggatttagatttaaccttcttctttttgccgtcctttgccatgaggcacttgtggccgacgttggggaagagaagtcccttggtgacagcgatgttggcggcgtcctcgtcgtcggaggagtcgctagagctttcgtcggagtcccactcccgacaaacatgggcatcgccaccctttttcttgtagtacctcttcttctcctttcttctccccttcttgtcgtcgcccctgtcactgtcactagatataggacattttgcaataaaatgaccaggcttaccacatttgtagtacactttcttggagcggggttagtagtccttccccctcctttgtttgaggatttggcggaagctcttgatgacgagcgccatttcctcattgtcgagcttggaggcatcgattggtgttctacttggtgtagactcctccttcttctcctccgtcgccttaaatgcgaccggttgtgcttcggacgtggaggggccgtcaagctcgttgatctttcgtgagcccttgatcataaattcaaagctcacaaaattcccgattacttcctcgggagtcattagtgtatatcttggattaccacgaattaattgtacttgagtagggttaaggaaaataagagatcttagaataaccttaaccacctcgtggtcatcccactttttgctcccgaggttgcgcacttgattcaccaaggtcttgagctggttgtacatatcttgtggctcctccccttggcgaagacggaagcgaccgagctccccctcgatcgtttcccgctcggtgatcttggtgagttcatcaccctcgtgcactgtcttgagcacgtcccaaacttccttggcgctttttagtccttgcaccttgttgtacccctccctacttagagaggcgaggagtatggttatggcttgggagttgaagtgctcgatttgggccacctcgtcctcatcataatcctcatcccctacggatggtacctgtgctccaaactcaacaacattccatatacttgtgtggagtgaggttagatgaaatttcattaaatcactccacctagcataatattcaccgtcaaaggttggcggtttgcctaatggaacagaaagtaatggagtatgtctagaggtacgaggataatgtaaggggattttactaaacttcttgcgctcatggcgcttagaagttatggagggcgcgtcggagccagaggtagatggcgatgaagtgtcggtctcgtagtagaccacctttctcatcttctttattttgtcgccactccgatgcgatttgtgagaagaagttttcttctccttcttcttctccttcttcttctccctgttgcgggactcttccgatgaagccttcctgtggcttgtagcgggcttgtcgcctgtctccatctccttcttggcgagttctcccgacatcacttcgagcggttaggctctaatgaagcaccgggctctgataccaattgaaagtcgcctagaggggggtgaatagggcgaaactgaaattctcaaaaataatcacaactacaagtcgggttagcgttagaaatataatcgagtccacaagagagggtgcaaaacaaatcgcaagcgaataagaggtgtgacacgcggatttgttttaccgaggttcggttctcgcaaacctactccccgttgaggtggtcacaaagactgggtctctttcaaccctttccctctctcaaacggtccctcggaccgagtgagcttttcttctcaatcacttggaaaacaaagttcccacaaggaccaccacaagattggtgtctcttgcctcaattacaagtgagtttgatcgtaatgaagaatcaaagaaagaagaaagcaatccaagcgcaagagctcgaaagaacacaagcaaatctctctctctaatcactagggcattgtgtggagtttggagaggatttgatcacttgggtgtgtctagaattaaatgctagagctcttgtaagtagttgaagtgggaaaacttggatgacttgaatgtggggtggttgagggtatttatagccccaaccacctaaCTAGCCGTTttgtggtggctgactgtcgtatggtgcaccggacagtccggtgcgccagccacgtcaccaggccgttgggattcgaccgttggagctactgacttctgggcccgcctggctgtccggtgtacaccggacaagcactgtagattgtccggtgcaccgtcccacgcgtgcctgacttctgcgcgcttctggcgcgcattaaatgcgcctgcaggtgaccgttggcgcgaagtagccgttgctctgctggttcaccggacagtctggtgtacaccggacatgttcggtgactTATAgtggagcaaattcccgagactggcgagttccagagccgctcatccttggggcaccggacactgtccggtgtacaccggacagttcggagaattatagcggagcgcctctggattttcccgaaggtgaagagttcagcgtgaagtcccctggtgcaccggacactgtccggtggcacaccggacagtccggtgcgccagaccagggcacacttcggttatccctttgctcttttgttgaaccccaaaacttggtcttttcattggctaagtgtgaacctttggcacctgtatatctTATAcagtagagcaaactagttagtccaattatttgtgttgggcaattcaaccaccaaaatcatttaggaactaggtgtaagcctaattccctttcagtagtcctccactagctttcctagttagtcagctaagagcgtcccattccacccttgtggtggcatgtgTTTCTCAAGTAAGCTCGATGTTCCATTTAACATAGTTGTCTTATCATATACAGAAATAGAACAGTAATAAGGAATAATCATGTGTAACAGtgatctcaacacccaaaaccatgtatagcaatagcagtgattacccaaaaatttaggggtaaacaaggtgaaaagataaccagactagggtgacctattgggtcccatcaaaattaagcctatgcatgataaaataattataaagaacattactaGGTAAATAAaaatggtcaagggcacaacttgccttcaatgagctcctgctcagcaacttccctGCTGAACACCTGACTCCTCatccactggctcttctactcgccacaatacaaacaagcatggtacaagggagaaattaacatcacaccaaacatgtatacaaaatacataataataatctatgcatcgtaacgagatcataggaaaaagaatcactaaattcggagttacggattttaagttatgattttccgaagttcgTATGTGCTTGGTACAAAATTAATTGAGTAATCAATTCTAGTATAGGTTTAATGTTAAAACAGTGTTACCAAGTGATAGAcattattaatacaaaattatagaaactggaatggactaaaaagaaTTTAATATgatttttctaggaattaaacaagatcTAGGGTTATTTTTATACCTAGAAATTCATTTCCTAAATTGATTCCCTGATTTAATCACTGTTTGGACTACGTGCAGGATTAAACAGATACTCAGTCTAATCCCACACTGGACTGTGGATTGGTTTCCAGTTTCTCCGAGGGCTTAACTGCAAATCGGAGCCAGACGTAGAGTGCGGACGCAGACCTGCCATCCGATCCAAGATCAACGCGCCAGATCAGACCGATACGTGAACAAACCGATACGCGATATCGTGCATTGGATCAGGGATCAACGACTCGGATTCAAATAACTACAATCTACCCTTGACCTTACGATTCCAAACCTACGGTCCAGATCTGATCGCGCGAAAAGGTACGCGCAATCCAATCGGGCCCGTCCGTGGGCAGATCGATGGCACCCAATCCGTTGCGCGAGATCTAATCCGTACCGTCTAATCCAGGATGGACGGCTGTGGAGTCGTCTTCTCCCTACCGATGACCGAGTGCAATGGCGCAACCCCGCCACCACAACAAACGCCAGTGAACTCCCCGAGCAGCCACGCGAGAGCCCCAAAGGTAAATCCAAGGGTATCTAAACGAACTATAGGAAACAACGAATACTCTAGGAGGGGTCTTACCGTGAATCGCGGCGTAGTGGTCCCTGGTCACGGTGGAGCGTGAAATTGGTGGAATCTTCAACTCCGGCAAGCGATTAAGCGCTGTGAGGTCATCGATTTCGCCCGCAAGCTCCACGGATGGTTTCCCTCTAACTCGGTGCAGGTCCCTGACCCGATCCTAGGCTTTGGACGACGACTGGGAGGAGAATCTGCGGCGGCGCGGGTTGTCTAGATGTCGGGTCTCTGTTTTCCCTCCCACTCACGGCTTGGGCTCCAGTGAATTCATGTGATGGTTGACTCAAGGCACGGTGCTAATACTTATAGACGCGGGCGTGGTTTGCTGGGTCAGCCGAGGCCGGGAATTTAGGTTCGGCTGTTGAAGCTCTCCACTATGCACGCGAGGTGGTGGAAGGTGGCCCTGCACGGTGGGCTCCACGCGTAAGTGTCAGAGTGCCAGCACATCGAGCAGGAGTCACTGGATGTTGGGTCCCGCCCGTCAGTGAGTCTGCGGAAGTGAGGGCGTGCGGGGTTCAACTATCCGCGCCGGTCCCACCCGTCAGTCCCATCAACGAGCCAGGCTGCACGGTGATCGTGGGTTTGGGCCGAATTGCGTACAGCGAGCCCAGTtagattttttctttttcttttgtattTCCTTTTTCCTTTGTTTTCTTTCCCTTTTATTTTGAATTTTGCACTTTATACTAAATACTTACATCAAAATGTCAGTAtgaaataatatctttatttatatattttcctTTCTcacttctccttctttcttttctctttaATTTTATTTCCATATCCTATAATTGAATTTTTGATTAAATCCCTAATTCTCATCATTAATATGCCCTTATTAATATTATcagtattattaaatgcacaagcaaCCAAAACTCCAACATGAGACATGATTTATTTTATAGGTTATTAGCTAATTAATCATTTTGGAAATGGTTGTTCACATGTTTTAAGAAATAGAGACATATCACATAAGCGAATTATTTCCTTTGATATAGTTTACAAGTTTGGGTATTACAGTCTGGTTCAGTCGCTCTTTTTGTTCGTCGGATTGTGGGTGATAAGATGATGACATTTGTAACTAAACTTCGGCAAGACGAAACAGTTCCTTCCAAAGCGAACTGGTGAATATTCTGTCCCAATCAGAAACAATTGAGGAAGGCATCCCATGGAGACGATACACATGCAGCAAGAATAACTTGGCAATGCTGGTAGCAGTGAACGGATGGCGAAGAGGAATGAAGTGACCATACTTTGTGAAAAAATCAATAACAACCAAGATGCAGTTGtatgaagaagaggtcggcaagcCTTCCACAAAGTCCACCGAAATAATCTGCCAAGCTGATGAGGGCATTGGTAACGGCTGTAGCAGACCTGGTAAACGGGTTCTGTCCGGTTTAGCTTGCTGGCATACCAGACATGTTTGCACAAATTGCTTCACCGCAACACACATGTCGGTCCAAGCAAACAGCTTCTTCATCCTCATATATGTTACCGGGAATCTAGAATGGCCACCTAATGCACTGGCGTAACAAGCTGATAGCAGTTTTCTGTTGTAGTGGCACATTATGGAAAATCCAAACTTTGGACTTGTAGCGCAGTAATCCCTCCACCAATGCGAAAGTGGGCACCAATGTGGGATCAACAGCCAATTGAGCTCGTAGGTTTGTTGCATGGGTATCCTGATCGTATCCAGCAATCACCTCGGCAAACCACTTTGGAGTAGCTGATGAAATAGCTGCACAAGAAGCTTCATGAGAAGAtttccgtgaaagggcatctatCACTCAATTCTCAGTGTCGCGTTTGTAAACAATATGGTAATTAATGCCCAAGAGTTTGGAAAACACCCGTTGTTGCCACATTGTATGGAGGCGTTGTTCGAACAATGATATTAGGCTGCGTTGGTCAGTAAAAATGGTGAATTCTTTGAGATGCAAATAAGCGCACTAGTGAGACACTGCTAATAGAATGGCCATATACTATTTTTCATAAGTGGAGAGGCCTTGAGATTTGGGGCCTAATGCCTTGCTGATAAAGGCTATTGGGTGACCATCCTGAATCAATATTGCACCCACTCCAGTTGTTGCTGCGTCAATTTCAACTGAAAATGGATGTCCAAAGTTGGGCAACTTCAACACATGCGCCAAGCACAAGGACTGTTTCAGCACGTTAAAAGCATGATCATGTACTGACGTCCACACAAACACTGAATGTTTCTTGAGGAGAAGAGTCAAAGTTTTGATATGACTTCGAAGTTACGGACAAATTTGCGGTAGTAACCAGCCAATCAAAGGAAGCTGCGTAGTTCCTTCACTATTTGAGGACAAGGCCAATTAGCGATGGCTGACACCTTTCGGGATCAGTAGCTACACCACGGGCACTGATAATGTGAGCCAAATAGCTGATTTGTTGTTGTGCAAATGAACATTTGGACAGTTTAATACACCACTTGTCTCGAGCTAACAGCTGTAGTACTATCCGAAGGTGTATTACATGGTCAGACAAGGATGAGTTGTAGACTAAAATGTCGTCGAAAAACACCAGTGCACTCTGACACAGGCAAGAGGCTAAAGTTGAGTTCATGGCCGACTGAAACGTGCCTGGAGCACCTGTGAGGCCAAACGCCACGACCTTAAACTCATATTGTCCATAGTGTGTCTGAAACATTGTCTTATTTCCTCGCCCTACTTCAGTCAGATCTGGTGGAACCTAGCACGAAGGTCAAGTTTGGAGAACCAAGATGTTGCTAATAATTCATCCAGAAGTTCATCAATAATTGGTACTGGATACTTGCCCTTGACAGTGATAGCATTCAAGTGATGGAAGAAGAGAAGGGACGAGCTCTGGGTTGGATGATGCCATTGGCCAACATGTCACAAAATTGTTTCTCGATTTCATCCTTGAGTGCTAGAGCATAACGGTAAGGACGGACCGTGACCGGAGAAGCACCATGGAACAATGGGATTGCATGGTCACATGCTCGGGTAGGTGGTAATTATGTGGGCACAGCAAACAAAGCTGAGAACTCTGATAACACTGCTTGAATGGCAGGGGGCCTCAGAAACCATGGCATCTAATTCTAGGCACGCGACCAACAAGCATAATTGGACCACAGTACCCTTAGAAATGGAACAATTGGACCCTTGCAATAAGACTGATACTCCTTGGTATGGAAGTACCATCCACTGATGTTGCTAGTGTATGTGCATCGGACTGAATTGAGACAACCAATCAATCCCCAATATAGCATCATAAGAAAACACATCCAAGATTTTGAAGTCTGTGGAGAAGGTGAACTCTTGGACCGACCACGCAGTGGCTGGACAATGCGCTGAACACTGTAACCGAGCACCATTAGCTACTTGAACAACAATAGGAACTGATAGAGGAACAATGCCTTGAAGCTGAGTGGccaattttgttttcaagaaagaatgagaactgTCGGAGTCCACCATGATTCGAACAGCTTGGTGATGAATAATGCCACCCAGACAAAATGTACGTGGACCTGGCATTCTAGATACAGCAGCCACCGACACGAACATAAATATCTGCTCTAAAGGTTGGATTGGGTCATTCCCTTCTGATTGAGCATCCGAATCCCACTAAAACAGCTCAAATATCTCCTGCACAGCATTGAGTTGAATCGAATCAGCACAACGGTGATCCTTAGACCATTTCTCTGCACACTTAATACACAGCCCCTTGCACGCCGATAAGCCCGAAGGGTAGACCACTTGTCCTCCATATTATTTGAGTTAGCGCCCCGACGGTCCTCGCCCAGAGTTGTCTGTTTCTCTCCTTTCCACGGGGGTGGTGGAAGTGGAAGAGAAGCTGGTGGTGTTGACTGAGTTCTCGAGAATGGATCAGGTTGCCGGGTCGGTGGCCTCTTGCCGTACTCCGAGACCTCCTCCTGTAATTGAGCCAACACACAGGCAGAATTCCAAGAAGATGGACGTTGAACCAAAATAGAAGAATTAATATCATCACGCAAATCATCAATAAAGCGCATGGTGAAATAAAGGGGGTCTGTGTGCGATCCGTAAGCTGTCAATTGGTCGACAAAGGGATGAGAAACGATCGATGTACTCAGACACCGATGAAGTTTGACGAATGTTAAACAACTGGCGGATCAACAATTCGTGATGGTCATAGCCAAATCGAGCCAAAACCCAACCACAGAACTCTAACCACGAACGGGATCTAAGATGGCTCTGCACAGTTTGCACCAAGCGAGATGCAGCAGCACTGAAATGCATAGATGACACCCTCACCCACTGCGCTGGATCAACACTATACAGATCAAAGTAATCCTCACATCTACAGATCCATAACTTGGGTTGATCCCCATCGGACGTAGGAAACAACATTTTAGGAAAATGATCAGATAAACCAGCCAAACTTCCACCCACGGGTTCCTTAAACTCGGATCTCGAACAGTGGAAAATAGGAGAAGCAAACACATGGGGTGAGAAGGGGATGACGCACCCTTTGCCGGGTGATGATCAAGAATTGTGACAACTCCGCAACCATCATCCCGGATTGATGGATTCAGGCGGTGCCTGTCAGGTTGAGCGTCCGTGGAGGCAGCAGCAGATGGGCGCACGGCCGGAGAGGGAGCCGGAACAAGCACACCAGTCATGACGGTAGGGTGCTCCACTGCCGACCGTTCGTAGAGATTGGTCAACTTGGAGACGTGAAGACGGATGTCGTCGACGGAACCCTCCATGCAGGGATGCCAACCGTCGAAGGAGATGGCCACCGACTCGAGCTGCGACAAGCGCGTCTCGTTGGCCGTGGAGAGCGAAGCCAACTTGTCGTCCATCCGTGTGTCGAGATCCGCCATACGACGCTCCAGTTCCAGATTGCGATCTAGCATTCGCTGCTGCAGCTTGACGCCGTAGTCGGAGAGGCGCTGCGTCAGCTTCGCATCGTAGCCGTCGAAGCGCTTGGACATTTCGTCGAGCAGGTGCTGGAAGTCGAC contains these protein-coding regions:
- the LOC118472919 gene encoding uncharacterized protein translates to MNVDFQHLLDEMSKRFDGYDAKLTQRLSDYGVKLQQRMLDRNLELERRMADLDTRMDDKLASLSTANETRLSQLESVAISFDGWHPCMEGSVDDIRLHVSKLTNLYERSAVEHPTVMTGVLVPAPSPAVRPSAAASTDAQPDRHRLNPSIRDDGCGVVTILDHHPAKGASSPSHPMCLLLLFSTVRDPSLRNPWVEVWLVYLIIFLKCCFLRPMGINPSYGSVDVRITLICIVLIQRSG